GTAAGCGCAacgaagatgaagatgcTGACGAAAAGCTTTACACATTGGTAGATATCTTGATTGTGGAGTCGTTCAAGGGGCTCCAAACGGAAAACTACGTTGAGGCCTAGAGCATTTAAGAAAATAAGGAAGCATGCAAAAGAAGAGTTGTGCAGAGACTATGAGAGAATATTATTAGCGACGGGATAGCTATAGTTGGACTCTCCTAGAATTAGCTAATCGCTTCTGCTTGAAGCGGTTACAGAGTGTTCAGTGAAGGGCCAATGCACTCATGCATATTTGTCCGCTCTATGACCAAATGCATCGAAACGCAATACAAACAAAACCACAACTGGATTATGGCGCAGAGGCGATGATTGTATTGGTAATTCTTGCTTCAGTATTCACGGACAGGCATTCAGAGCTCCAGTCCCATGCATCTATTTGTGAAAGCATGATTAACGACACGCCCGTATGCAAGCTCTCACCTGTATCAACAATAGTTACTGGAAGCTGTAAGATAATCAAGTTAAAGAGTCTGGCTGGCGTCAGATAGACGTTCAGAACCCTCCGATGAAATTTCCCATCACTATGGTCCAGGCAGGAAAGATGGCGATCTTTCCAGTCAGTAGACCTGCAAAAGGTATCGGCCGCTTTGAACCGACTGGAACCGAGAGCCACTTTCACCATAGGCAGAGCGCATAAGGACCTAGCGGGACTATCATTTCACGGCTCCAAGCTTCTTCACAGGGCGCGCTCGTCGTTTTTGCTGTCTTGCTTCATTGAAGACTTCGATCGAACTCCGAACGCAAGAATGAAATGTTTTGGTAACCCTCTGCTACTGTTACTACTGGTTTGCTTTGTGCCTTTGACGCTAAGCTTTGTGCATGGAGTGTTCGGTCGGCCAAACAAACAGAATAAAGGGATTTGTGTCTCTGCCTCTTTGCAAACTGCGCCGAGAGGTTCGTCGGATCCTGGTGACGACCGTCCTGGGAACATGTTTTTCGAGTACGACAAGCCCGTCGTTTTGTTGGGCTGCTCGAGTGCGGCCGGCGACGAACTTTTCCGACTAGCACGGAGCTTACAGAGTTCCCAGATCGGTGAAATAGTCACCGTTGCTAGCTATGATGAGAAAAAGTGTGAGGTTTCGATGATGGGAACGGAAGCTTTGTTGACGGCAATTGCAGACCAAACATACCGCTGGCCAAGCGTGATCGTGTTGGATTTCGCCGATAAGGTGTTTGAAACTGCTGACAGTCAACGCGTTGAAAATCTAGAGGCTCATCTTATCGACGTTGCCAAAGTCTTGTACGAAAATGGCTTGCTTAGTTTGTACGTGAACATTGATCCCGTCACAAGCAACATGAGGGAGGTTGCCAAGGCACGCAAAACACGCTTTGAAGACAACGTTTTTGTGAGATACTCTGATTACGAAATATGTTTGCGCGATGAAGGAAGCAACGAGGAAGGCTGGGAGCATATAGAATGGGAATTGGCAAGAGCATTTGCGCGGGCCAAGCTAATTCCTGCTGTTCCTGGTGACAAAACTCGATCTGCAAACACCGCACACTTGACCATGGGGCAACATACCTTTTTTCTCAGCCTTAGTTTTCCAGAAATTCAGCAGGTTGAACCCTTCGTGGAAGAAATGTGTCAGGATGTAGACGCAATGGAATACAGGGCCGACTTGCTTAGCTGCCGCGACAGTCGATTCGATCTGTTGTATGGCATGCAGCTACTGCGAAGATACTGCCGACCGCATGTCCAACGTGTACCCGCCTTGCCATTTGCTGGCGCCGTTTTGGAGGATGTCATGCCCATTGTGTATACCGTTCGAACACAAAATCAAGCGGGTACGTATCCGGACGATGACGAGAGCGTTGCCAGAATGTTTGAGATGCTTCAATGGGGTTTGCGTGGAGGTGTCGAAGTGCTGGATGTGGAAAGCGCGTGGGATGCCCTGAAAACATCTGAACTTTTGGACTCGGCAGAGTCCCGTTATTCGAGTTTGATTCTCGGAAGTCATCATGTCGTTGGCAAAACGATCTCGACGGAAGAAGCTGTAACATTGTTTCAGCAATGCGCGCTCGATGGTCGCTCTCACGGTGCTAAGGTAGTCCTATCTATTGACGATGAATCGAAAGACCGACTTGCCTACGATGCATCATTGATTGCTTCGGAACTCTTGAAGTCCGAGGGCAAGCCCGAAATTCCCAACATCTCTTTAGTATTAGGAGACAAAGGATCCTTTTCTCGAGTTCTTAACCTTCCTTTCACTCCTGTCACGCATGAATCACTGCCGTTTAAAGCGGCACCGGGCCAGCTGACGGCGAACGAGATTATGACCACGCGCCTGCTGACCAAGGTCTTCAAACCTAAGAAATATGCCATTTTGGGTCACAACATAGCTTATTCAGTCAGTCCACAAATGCATGGTGCCGCGTTTGCCGCGACTAAATTGCCTCACGAATATATACGCGTTGATGTTCCGACGGTTGAAGAGTTTGTGGAGTCGGATTTTTTCAAGTCGGACGAGTTTGGTGGAACTAGTGTGACAATTCCCCACAAGCAGGCTATTATTCCCTTCCTGGACGTACTCACGGACGCCGCCAAAGCAATCGGAAGTGTCAACACAGTTATTGCTAGGGAGGAATTTGTTGATGAGACATTCAGGCGTGTCCTTTCCGGTGACAATACGGATTGGCGTGGAATCTTCAATCCATTGAATCGGCTTCTCGGCGGCGACGTGGACTCCAGCTCCGACTATGCGCTCATTCTGGGCGCTGGAGGAACTGCTCGCGCTGCTGCGTATGTTGCATCCGAGCTGGGTTTGCAGATTGTGTATTACAATAGAACTCCCGAAAAGGCCATTGAGCTTGCTGACAAATTCGGAGGGGTCGTTGTACAAAACCTGGACGCTTCTGCCAAGAATGAAGGAAGTTTAGGACATTTGCTTGCCTCGCATTCGAAAGGGAAAGTTCTTGTTGTAATCAGCACTCTTCCGGCTAGTGTAAATTTTGAACTACCTACGTGGTTGGTGGAAGATGAAAGCAAGAAGCCAATTGTCTTTGACGTCAACTACAAGCCGTACAATACGAGGCTTCTTTTACAGGCCGAGGAGGCTGGTTGCAGCGTCGTACGTGGATCAGAGATGCTATGGGAGCAAGGCATCGGCCAGTTCGAACTCTGGACCGGGCGAACAGCACCATACCGAATTATGAAAGAAGTCGTGTTGCAAAACTGCGGAGGGAAACAGGTTGAGAACGACGACTGCGCAACCGTTGTTAAATCGGATGCGATCATACCAGAAGTCTTAGAATAGGTCTACGCTCTGAATGGATCCCACATTGAATTAAACTTACGGCCTATGTCTTGGAGAGGAGCATGCCTATCAACAATCCAAACCTTTTGTCGATGCACTGTCTCAGCGTCACAACACGGCCTCGGCATCCACACCGGCTTTGCTTCTGAGAATTGGGGTGCTGTCACCCCATTGTGTGCCGCAAGTATTTACATAGGATACCTGTCTTTGTGACGCTTTAATTCCCAAGGACAGAAATTTGAACAAAATTGGATTGTCAATCCGTAAATATATACAAAatggtttacagttaaacaAGCTTGTAGGCGATTCTGCCCTTCCACATCTTTCTTTCATTCATCTTCATAAAACCTTCCCGGGTCTCGCCAAACCGTTCGCAGGATTTATGACATGTAATATACAAACGCATCCTTCTGGGTTCGGCAAGTTCGAGGTACCTGGTACCAGAAATCATGGAGCGGCCTccactaacagtaaaatcGAGCTCACTGTTAACTTTGTCGTTGAGATGTGTGTGTATAGAGAATATGTAAAGCCATCAAGTCGAAAGAGTCGACCTCTGCAACCAAACAAACCGGGAACAAACCAGTCAACACCAAAGCCCAAATATCAAGGACTGGCAGATTTGTGAACTTTCTATTTTAGTAACAGCTAAGCAACACAAACTATGCTAGTGTACTAGTCATTCCAGATTGGATCTAATTATGGTATATAGTTCATTGTATTGGAATTGCGAAACTTGTTGGCGTTCCTTTCATTTATTTTTTGTCCATTTGCCATTGTTGCATTTGCATTCTTACATTAAAAAGGAAGATAATTTTGACAATGCTGATCACATCAACTCAAAGTCAGGAGCTTCCTCCGTATCTACAGTATTTACTTTGTAAGATGAAATGAACGGAAACAGGACAAAAATCATATTATGCCAAAATACTGATAAGTGAAATCCCAGCCTTACACTTAACTTCTGTTACAGGAAAGCCGAGGTCCAACAACGGTCCCAGCTTCTGTCTGTTGAAATACTCGTTTGTTCCTGGTAGAATATCCGTATCTACCTAACCTAGATTTAACCGTTCCGTTTGTTACCTTGTTCTAAGTTGTGAGTTGTTTCACCTTATGTTTCTATCTACTTCCAGtattgagatgctggtcttttgtgTGCCAGTCATTCAATCATAGCGTCCATTGCGCTTGTTGTATATTTGGTCATATAACCTTTCACTGGGTTGCTTGACATCCATTTGGGTAAGTTCCGCTTATGCATTGTCGGTGACTGTGGTTGTGAAAGTCTTCTCAGATAGTCACTGACTGACCAACAGATTGAATAGTTtgtagaatgtaatcttcctctcattgttttagaaattctgTTACagtacactaccttgcggcattgtccctcggacagctttcacttggtaaggaaagtgtaagtgtgagccaatccgatggacgcagcggttacgtgtcccatatggagtttgtgtcggccttattgcgcaaatctactgtatttgagttaccctgttgaTGTTaacctccttgcgacatgtcttgtgcaaattattcactaaacacggatgtcgcaagtgtgaatcaaaacgatgcacatggagttaaggaggcatGCACAGAAgtgataccaaagccttgttccgtggccacgtggactcacaataatcgaagcgtttgtacaattgctatgtttccggagccgcatgtgcttagcctcaacttgtcggtttacacaACCAAgatggactgggatataattggaacatcgaaaatacaattgaagcaataaaggggctatcacaagatACATGGTGGGACTAAAGAAGAACAGTACTCACCATAGGTTTGTGCATGCaactcatagttctggaggtatatacacatgtgggagaaagattgtctattgagattataGAAGGTGTGGAAGATCAGtgatgagctggcactttgtgggattgttcactggactgaacaacagattgactagtttgtagcatgtaatcttccactcattgttttagaaattcttttgatccaaatattgcattatagcataggtccttgcattCGCTGTCTAACCTGTGGGGAGTgttgtcagcaagtgagttatacagtccctaagcttgcttaggtgtattgcaggttgtttgtcataatgcccacctttgtttaccacacactgtcataacagcaatctgtcctctgttgtgctttggtagtactctGTAACAAATTCTTTGATGCAAATACTGCTTACTAGCATAGGTCTTTGCATCCACTGTCTACCCGTGGGGGGCAACatcagcaagtgagtttgacagtccctaagcttgcttaggtgtattgcaggttgttcATCATAACACCCACTTTGTTTACtattcactgtcataacagcaaTCCATCCATGattgtgctttggtagtactctGTGACATAGTTCCCACTTTGGACTTATGGATATTGAAGCCCTACTTGTACATTCCCATGCAGGTTTTTCTGCTGTTGTACCACTCTCATTAACATCCTCCCTCCAGAAGTCCAGAAATTGTCCTCTTGAATTGCAGCTTCAAACTTCAAAAATAGTGCTTCCGTCAAATTTCTGGTCCCACAGTCCAAAGGGTTCTCTGCTGATGGAGTGAAAACTACCCAAAGCAATCATGCCTTCAATAGTTCTTGAATAAATTGGTGCCACATGTCAATGTGTTTGGTTTGAAACCCAACTTGAGAGTTCTTAACCAGGAAGATTACACCTGTATTGTTGTTGTAAATAATACGTGGAGTTATGAACATATCAATCTTGTTAAGGAGCCTGTGTACACAGCAAGAGACAGAGATATTCTGCTTCCGTGCTTGAAAATGTGACCATAGCTTGCATTTCCAATGTCCAATTTGTGATGGTTCCGCCTCCAAGTGTGTTAATGATACCCAGAACACTTAGTCACATATCTTTGTTTGTAGCGTAGTTTGAATCCGCCCAGCTCACCAATCTCAACTCCTTTGGTCCTCAATAAATaagtccttttccttttttggcGCCTAAGAATCCAACCAAGTATTCCAGGGCTTTCCAGTGTTCTACACCTGGATGCAACATGTGTTTAGCATGTTTGCAAGCCGCATTAGAAATCACGGGCATAATTTTTTGTGCCACATACATGATTCTCCTTGTGAGACTCCAAAATTTATCTAACatgtcacaatatacaccactgtacaccgtgggacaaaacgctgttagaaacagagtctggtaagacttgtgggcgttattacaaatgacctgcaatacacctaagcgggcttagggactgtaaaactctacttgctggcgacgctccccttgggttaggcagcggatacaaggacctatgcaacaaaggcagtacggatcaaagaactcaaaaaacaatgatagaagattagattctacaaactagtgtcttttgtcagatcatatccaaacttgactgcagtcctgacaacttcaccaactaaacctgaatcttccatgctcaccatagtatccatataatgcaaaatccattcttgcatacttatcaaggagttgtaagtatctcttgtaacacacatggtatgaaaattgggtcttgtcaatttgcatctgtttcccatgtgtttccatccaaatgactttttccgttgaatccaattgattccttgaagttttggtgcaactgaagtctccatactaaccaagagccttctcaaagtaaggAGGGAGTACTGCAAATCTgtgcccatgtatcttctcactatgccataattacataggaatgcatataataaggccaattccactgacatgtacacaacttgcagtaaacatgtatacacttgatttctgcttgtgacacacttgttttgagataaatgtctcaaagacacatGGGATGGGTATATACCGTGAGATAACACAACTGGTTCTTCCCCTTTGTGTTTCTGAAGCACTGTTCCTGGGAAACCAGGCAAAGAAACCGCTGATGCATAGTGTCCAGTCATGTTTATGCATGCTTCAATTGTTTTGTCAATAAGCAAATCCATTGTTTCCTTGATAAAGTATATCTATGTTTTTGTCTTTTCCCCACTTGTACCACACACCCAAATGTTTTTGCAACTTTCCAAGATCAGTAAAATTGAATCTTGTTGAAATTTTTGTCTTGAATCACTTGACCATTTTTTCCGTTCCTCCAAGTAAAACATTGTCCACAAGACATCCGTGAGTAAAACCAGATCATTTTTCCGTCTTTCTTGTAGAACATGCACAGGTCAGCCAAACTCTGTTTCATGTCCATTGCATCACTTGTTAGGAAATTCGCAAAAGTCTTCATCCACTGTAGTGGAGCATCAATGGTCCCATACATTGCTTTGTTAAGTTCACAGCAATATTCTTCCACATTGTCCTTCAAGATGAATCCCCAATCTATCATTCCTTCCGGCCATTCAATGTAGACTGGTTGATCCTGGTCAGCTTCTAGGAACACTGCTTCAATGTCAATCATTTCCACAACCCCAGATTTTGGTTTCTCCTTGTTGAGAAAGACTCCAATAGCAATTTGAATCCCTAGAGTTGTTAGCAACAGGCAAGAATGTTTTGGTAAAAACCACACCTGGGATCTGCAGATATCCCAGCATAACACATCATGACTTGTATTGCTTGCTACCATCCTGCTCAACTTTGACTTTAAATATCCACTTTGTACCCAAAGGTTTttgtccaaatctttcaCTTTTGCCCATTTGACTTTCTTCCACAGTCCCCTGCTAACAAACTCATAAATTTGCTCCTAACCAATGGTATCCACTTGCTCTTGTCCTTTCCATTGATTGCTTGTTTCAGTGTCTTCAGTTCCCCCGGATCCGATGAGAGCTCAGCActaaaaacaaaaaagatttctttttcttttgttgtttcCGTACTGTCCGTGTTTACAGTGTTGTCAACAACCGTCACTGACTCCATTCCGCTCATTGGATTGAGAAATGGTGACTCAAGGCATTTCAGCTCTTGCTCAAGACACATTGTTTTTGGTCTTTCAATGGCAACTGCTTCTGCAGCATCACTTTCCATCCTCCCTGCTTCAGGAGCAGGTATTGCACCAAACATGTCAGGAGCATGATCAGGGCCAACATTTGAAGTTTCATTAATGTTGTTGAActcattgttgttgtttggcATTGAAAGGCAGGCGTCCATGCCAGGTTTGCTAATGGAGCCAAACTCTGCCATACCGTCCTTGGGATCTGGACATTTCTAGTCATCCCATGTTTTATCACGCAAGAGAATTCTTTTGTGCATGATGGGTTGTACATCCAATAAATGTCTCTAGAATGGTCTAGTGCATATCCAACAAAGATGCACGGAGCTGCCTTTGGCTGGAACTTTTTCACAATCTTTTGATGGTCTGCAATGTAACCAACCCGTCCCCATTCAATATGGTGAGCATACATTTTTGGCTTTACTCTTGTCCACAACTCAAGAGggcttttttgtttgttttttgtATTGCACACAATATTTGTGTTTTCCGAAGCTGCCAAGCAGGCTTCTGCCCAAGTAACTGCTGAGCAACAACTCTcacgtagtacaaccaatgtacgtacgtaggatagtaacgctgtttgacagtgcgtggtaaacacagtttgggcgttatgacaaatgacctgcgatacacctaagcgaacctagggactgttaaactcacttgctgacgacgctccgcacgggttagacagcggatacaaggacctatgctattacgcaatatttggatcaaagaatttctaaaacaatgagaagaagattacattctataaactagttgatcttgcaaagtctgttcaatccagtgaacagtcttaccaaaaacatagttaatcttgaatcttcccacatgtgcataaaacctgtaaatataaatcccatacagaatcccatggtgagtaatgaatcttgctccttacttgtcatgtGATTCatgagactggttttgtgtcttttcctaactgccatttgtatgtatcctgtattcatgACTCCAGGATACAAATGACTTCCGTATGTAACGCGAATACAGggaatttgcgcaataaggccgacacaaactccacacatgacacgtaaacgccgcacccatcggattggctcacacttgcgttttccatactaaGTGGCATACATCCGAGGGACACGTCGCAAGGTAGTGAACTGTGACAACATCCGTGAGGCAAGCATAGATCA
The Phaeodactylum tricornutum CCAP 1055/1 chromosome 7, whole genome shotgun sequence DNA segment above includes these coding regions:
- a CDS encoding predicted protein, yielding MKCFGNPLLLLLLVCFVPLTLSFVHGVFGRPNKQNKGICVSASLQTAPRGSSDPGDDRPGNMFFEYDKPVVLLGCSSAAGDELFRLARSLQSSQIGEIVTVASYDEKKCEVSMMGTEALLTAIADQTYRWPSVIVLDFADKVFETADSQRVENLEAHLIDVAKVLYENGLLSLYVNIDPVTSNMREVAKARKTRFEDNVFVRYSDYEICLRDEGSNEEGWEHIEWELARAFARAKLIPAVPGDKTRSANTAHLTMGQHTFFLSLSFPEIQQVEPFVEEMCQDVDAMEYRADLLSCRDSRFDLLYGMQLLRRYCRPHVQRVPALPFAGAVLEDVMPIVYTVRTQNQAGTYPDDDESVARMFEMLQWGLRGGVEVLDVESAWDALKTSELLDSAESRYSSLILGSHHVVGKTISTEEAVTLFQQCALDGRSHGAKVVLSIDDESKDRLAYDASLIASELLKSEGKPEIPNISLVLGDKGSFSRVLNLPFTPVTHESLPFKAAPGQLTANEIMTTRLLTKVFKPKKYAILGHNIAYSVSPQMHGAAFAATKLPHEYIRVDVPTVEEFVESDFFKSDEFGGTSVTIPHKQAIIPFLDVLTDAAKAIGSVNTVIAREEFVDETFRRVLSGDNTDWRGIFNPLNRLLGGDVDSSSDYALILGAGGTARAAAYVASELGLQIVYYNRTPEKAIELADKFGGVVVQNLDASAKNEGSLGHLLASHSKGKVLVVISTLPASVNFELPTWLVEDESKKPIVFDVNYKPYNTRLLLQAEEAGCSVVRGSEMLWEQGIGQFELWTGRTAPYRIMKEVVLQNCGGKQVENDDCATVVKSDAIIPEVLE